The Paenibacillus uliginis N3/975 genome has a window encoding:
- a CDS encoding ABC transporter ATP-binding protein: protein MNPLIEVNNLSTYFESGAGTVKAVDDITFRIHEGETVCIVGESGCGKSITAMSIMGLVEGPHGKVVSGQIRFGDKDLLKISKEEMRRIRGNDISIIFQEPMSSLNPVITIGRQIMEPLMLHQKLNKKQAYVRALELIELVGIPRAEQIAASYPHQLSGGMLQRIMIAMAISCGPKLLIADEPTTALDVTIQAQVLETLRQSKEQSNMSIMLITHDLGVVAEMADYVIVMYAGKIVEEGDVEELFERPKHPYTRGLLKSKPVIGQRTEQLYSIPGQVPSPFELSESCYFHDRCEKCIPICRTRQPQLKEVESGHRAACWLYEEEAEA, encoded by the coding sequence ATGAATCCATTAATCGAGGTCAACAACTTAAGTACCTATTTTGAATCGGGGGCAGGCACGGTAAAAGCGGTAGACGATATCACCTTTCGAATCCATGAAGGGGAGACGGTGTGCATCGTGGGCGAATCCGGATGCGGTAAGAGCATAACGGCGATGTCGATCATGGGGTTGGTCGAAGGACCTCACGGGAAAGTCGTAAGCGGTCAAATCCGGTTCGGGGATAAGGATCTTCTGAAGATCAGCAAAGAAGAGATGCGGCGCATCCGCGGCAACGACATCTCTATTATCTTTCAGGAACCGATGTCCTCCCTTAACCCGGTCATCACCATCGGCAGGCAAATCATGGAGCCGCTTATGCTCCATCAAAAACTGAACAAAAAACAAGCCTATGTCCGGGCACTGGAACTAATCGAGTTGGTAGGCATTCCCCGAGCTGAACAAATCGCAGCTTCTTATCCACATCAATTGTCAGGAGGAATGCTACAACGAATCATGATTGCCATGGCGATCTCGTGCGGGCCCAAGCTGCTTATTGCTGACGAACCGACGACCGCTCTGGACGTAACAATCCAGGCCCAGGTGCTGGAAACGCTCCGGCAAAGCAAGGAGCAATCCAATATGTCGATCATGCTGATCACCCACGACCTTGGTGTGGTGGCGGAAATGGCGGACTATGTCATCGTCATGTACGCCGGAAAAATCGTCGAGGAAGGGGACGTCGAGGAGCTTTTTGAGCGGCCGAAACATCCTTATACACGCGGACTGCTTAAATCCAAGCCGGTTATCGGTCAGCGGACGGAACAGTTATACTCGATTCCGGGACAAGTCCCAAGTCCGTTTGAGCTGTCCGAATCCTGCTATTTCCACGATCGCTGCGAAAAATGCATACCTATCTGCCGAACCCGGCAGCCACAGCTAAAGGAAGTAGAATCTGGTCATCGAGCAGCCTGTTGGTTGTATGAAGAGGAGGCGGAAGCATGA
- a CDS encoding ABC transporter ATP-binding protein, whose product MSEALLEVRHLKKYFPITAGLLNRTVGYVKAVDDISLTIQSGETFGLVGESGSGKSTVGRTILRLHEKTSGEVLFKGIPFHELPKPEVRKLRPKMQLIFQDPYSSLNPRIRIGDAIGESLLEHRFAPQEEIRDRVLDVLEACGLSSYHYNRFPHEFSGGQRQRIGIARALVLNPDFIIADEPVSALDVSIQSQIINLFQRLQHTRGLTYLFISHDLSVVEHLCNRIGVMYLGSMMEMASRDELFSQPLHPYTKALLSAIPIPVPRLKRERIVLKGDIPSPANPPSGCKFHTRCPYAVAQCKEQVPEFRNMGNDHYVACHLV is encoded by the coding sequence ATGAGTGAAGCATTGCTTGAGGTACGCCATTTAAAAAAATACTTTCCGATCACCGCGGGACTGCTAAACCGTACCGTCGGATACGTCAAAGCGGTCGACGATATCAGCTTGACGATACAATCGGGAGAAACGTTCGGACTTGTTGGCGAATCCGGCAGCGGAAAAAGCACTGTTGGGCGCACGATTTTGCGACTGCATGAGAAAACCAGCGGGGAAGTGCTCTTTAAGGGGATTCCCTTTCATGAGCTGCCCAAACCGGAAGTCCGTAAGCTAAGGCCCAAGATGCAGCTTATTTTCCAGGACCCTTACAGTTCGCTTAACCCTCGCATCCGTATTGGAGACGCGATAGGAGAATCTTTACTGGAGCACCGTTTTGCGCCGCAGGAAGAGATTCGCGACCGGGTACTCGATGTGCTGGAGGCGTGCGGTCTTTCCTCCTATCATTATAACCGGTTCCCTCACGAGTTCTCCGGAGGACAACGGCAGCGGATCGGCATCGCCCGGGCTTTGGTGCTCAACCCTGATTTTATTATCGCCGACGAGCCGGTTTCCGCGCTGGATGTCTCGATTCAGTCCCAGATTATTAATTTGTTCCAGAGGCTTCAGCATACCCGAGGATTGACCTATTTGTTTATTTCCCATGATTTAAGCGTTGTCGAGCATTTGTGTAATCGTATCGGAGTGATGTATCTCGGTTCTATGATGGAAATGGCTTCGCGGGACGAATTGTTTAGCCAGCCGCTTCATCCCTACACAAAAGCGCTGCTATCGGCAATACCTATTCCGGTACCGAGGCTGAAGCGGGAGAGAATTGTGCTCAAAGGCGATATTCCGAGTCCGGCGAATCCGCCTTCAGGATGTAAATTTCATACTCGTTGTCCATATGCCGTAGCACAGTGTAAGGAACAGGTGCCCGAATTCCGTAATATGGGCAACGATCATTATGTTGCCTGCCACCTGGTATAA
- a CDS encoding sugar O-acetyltransferase produces the protein MTEKEKMLAGLAYKAFGEELLGERQRAKEILFDYNALRPSEIEKRDNLLKQLLGQTGTNFFIEPPFRCDYGYNISIGEQFYSNYNFTVLDCNRVTIGDHVFIGPNVSIFTAGHAIDPEMRAAEVEFAYPIHIGNRVWIGGGAIINPGVTIGDNSIIGSGSVVTKDIPANVIAAGNPCRVIRAITEEDKRQFESTSLK, from the coding sequence ATGACAGAAAAAGAAAAAATGTTAGCTGGCCTGGCATACAAGGCTTTTGGAGAGGAACTGCTGGGGGAAAGACAGCGCGCGAAGGAAATATTGTTTGATTATAATGCGTTGAGGCCAAGTGAAATTGAGAAACGGGACAATCTGTTAAAGCAATTACTGGGTCAAACGGGAACAAACTTTTTCATTGAGCCGCCATTCCGATGTGACTATGGATACAACATTTCAATTGGTGAACAATTTTATTCTAATTATAATTTCACAGTACTGGATTGCAACAGAGTCACGATCGGCGATCACGTCTTTATTGGCCCTAATGTAAGTATTTTTACAGCAGGACATGCTATTGACCCTGAAATGAGAGCCGCTGAAGTGGAGTTTGCGTATCCTATTCATATCGGGAACAGGGTTTGGATTGGTGGAGGAGCCATTATTAATCCGGGGGTCACGATCGGTGACAATAGTATCATTGGCTCCGGCAGTGTGGTCACTAAAGATATACCTGCCAATGTCATTGCAGCCGGGAATCCATGCCGGGTAATTCGAGCAATAACTGAAGAAGATAAAAGACAGTTTGAAAGTACATCGTTGAAGTGA
- a CDS encoding GntR family transcriptional regulator, which yields MKIIISNASSDPIYIQIMNQIRQSILSGELNAGESLPSIRQLAKDLQVSVITTKRAYEELEKEELIDSVVGKGCFVSGANKDFIREQRMKRLEEKMLEIIRESNELSMSQQDLINHLALLFEEEETP from the coding sequence ATGAAAATAATAATATCCAACGCATCGAGCGACCCAATTTACATACAGATCATGAACCAGATTAGGCAGAGTATCCTGAGCGGTGAATTGAATGCAGGAGAGAGCCTGCCTTCCATTAGACAGCTTGCCAAGGATCTGCAAGTTAGTGTTATTACGACTAAGCGTGCCTATGAAGAGTTAGAGAAAGAGGAGCTAATCGACTCTGTTGTAGGTAAAGGTTGTTTCGTATCCGGAGCAAACAAAGATTTTATTCGGGAGCAGCGAATGAAACGACTAGAGGAGAAAATGTTAGAAATCATTCGAGAAAGCAACGAATTAAGCATGAGTCAGCAAGATTTAATCAATCATCTGGCTTTATTATTCGAGGAGGAAGAGACACCATGA
- a CDS encoding ABC transporter ATP-binding protein produces MNAIELRNLTKVFQEFTVDHVSLDVKQGYITGLIGPNGVGKSTLIKMMLGMIHPDSGSIKILGCDMPKQEIDIKQRIGIVSDDCFYYEHLTIRDTGKMIAPFYKKWNDKKFKSYLEQFELSPKKKVKDLSKGMKVKLSLAVALSHEAELLIMDEPTSGLDPVFRRELLDLLADMMQDERNSIIFSSHITTDLDRIADYIAFINRGKLIFNEAKDEVLERYAIVKGDSQLLDSDIRNKFVGIRETAVGFEGLIDNKQEVEQLFGNYAVFEKPSLEEIIYFTTKGGRTYA; encoded by the coding sequence ATGAATGCGATTGAATTACGAAATTTAACCAAAGTTTTCCAGGAATTTACAGTCGATCATGTATCTTTGGATGTGAAACAAGGCTACATAACCGGACTTATAGGTCCGAATGGCGTTGGTAAAAGCACCTTGATTAAGATGATGCTCGGCATGATCCATCCCGACTCCGGGAGCATCAAAATACTAGGCTGTGATATGCCGAAACAAGAGATTGACATTAAACAGCGCATCGGTATTGTATCAGATGATTGCTTCTATTATGAGCATCTTACGATTCGCGACACGGGAAAGATGATCGCACCTTTTTATAAGAAATGGAACGATAAGAAGTTTAAAAGCTATCTTGAACAATTCGAGTTGTCTCCCAAGAAGAAGGTTAAAGATTTATCCAAGGGGATGAAAGTCAAGTTATCCCTTGCTGTTGCGTTATCGCATGAGGCTGAGCTCCTCATCATGGATGAGCCTACCTCTGGACTTGATCCAGTGTTTAGAAGGGAATTACTCGACCTGCTTGCGGATATGATGCAGGACGAGAGAAATTCAATTATTTTCTCGTCCCATATTACAACAGATTTAGATCGTATTGCTGACTACATAGCTTTCATAAATCGTGGAAAGCTCATTTTCAATGAGGCGAAAGATGAAGTGCTGGAGAGATACGCCATTGTAAAAGGTGACTCACAACTACTCGATTCAGATATTCGAAACAAATTTGTCGGGATTCGTGAGACTGCTGTTGGTTTTGAGGGCTTAATAGACAATAAGCAGGAGGTCGAACAGTTGTTTGGAAATTATGCCGTGTTCGAAAAACCCTCCTTAGAAGAAATCATATATTTCACCACCAAGGGAGGCCGCACTTATGCTTAA
- a CDS encoding ABC-2 transporter permease, translated as MLNLLRKDFIALKSSLGMLILCLALFSIFFIPKHDMSIFTVGFTVALAAVNMSTMIDVRNNNHNFLITLPISRKHIVLAKYITAIIGSLFGVLASYGIHLLVKLAFPQLNKPDFSITGLLVPIGMILVLISIYLPLFYTLSKKGAEIINVVFLISLIVLMNPGAMLMMMSEESFISGQILFLISIGILLLLIASYYLTVYLFTRKDL; from the coding sequence ATGCTTAACTTACTCCGTAAAGACTTCATCGCTTTGAAGAGCTCACTTGGAATGCTTATCTTATGTCTGGCTTTATTCAGTATTTTTTTTATACCAAAACATGATATGTCTATTTTTACTGTGGGTTTCACTGTAGCTCTCGCCGCAGTTAATATGAGTACGATGATAGATGTCAGAAATAATAACCATAATTTTCTAATTACACTGCCGATTAGCCGAAAGCATATTGTTCTTGCCAAATACATAACAGCCATTATTGGTTCGCTTTTTGGAGTCCTTGCTTCCTATGGGATTCACTTGCTCGTTAAACTAGCATTCCCACAGCTTAACAAACCAGACTTTTCGATCACGGGTCTGCTAGTTCCAATAGGAATGATACTTGTTCTTATTTCTATTTATTTGCCGCTTTTTTATACACTTAGTAAAAAAGGAGCTGAAATTATCAATGTTGTGTTTTTGATAAGCCTGATTGTTCTGATGAATCCTGGAGCTATGTTGATGATGATGAGCGAGGAAAGCTTTATCAGTGGTCAAATTTTATTTCTTATTTCAATCGGGATTTTACTGTTACTCATAGCTTCCTATTACTTAACTGTATATCTGTTTACTAGAAAGGACTTGTAG
- a CDS encoding YfzA family protein yields the protein MTDTQKKQIKSWMITLGAFLLMHIYFIAVDGTSWVPKMNDSGNLGNRFFQWILQGDLFTEWITPYSYPFFNLVTVISTVAVLIAAVSYIFSSIFSKN from the coding sequence ATGACAGACACACAAAAAAAACAAATAAAAAGTTGGATGATTACCCTTGGCGCTTTTCTCCTTATGCATATATACTTTATCGCCGTTGATGGCACATCATGGGTACCGAAGATGAATGATTCGGGCAATTTAGGAAACAGGTTTTTTCAATGGATTTTGCAAGGGGATCTTTTCACGGAATGGATTACTCCTTATAGCTACCCATTTTTTAACTTGGTCACCGTGATTAGCACCGTTGCTGTACTTATAGCAGCAGTATCATACATCTTTTCTAGCATTTTTTCCAAAAATTAA
- a CDS encoding CPBP family intramembrane glutamic endopeptidase, with translation MKWILLVLVGWSTLVVGLFLGALSGDIAEQLFGLSRNSQSFVKGLVMSGLVVPVILYLYPHVYKLTGVKPKTPVYSWKRLHHFITGVLLAIALASLGFIIASSQGWIVIEQWHNPDQWLAALLINVIIAFLYEALPEELGLRGMLYDVLRHRFAAWLAVLFQIILFILVPITVTQLQVLFGLAPGNIINLPYIILILTFGICLQLLRLWTGSLWASIGFHIAYLEISRFVIFEHGYGGQIITYYEPVPGFGGLFTICMIIIGGIIVSLVILGVKRFIRKSEGRHKTARFS, from the coding sequence ATGAAGTGGATACTTTTGGTACTCGTCGGATGGTCAACATTAGTCGTGGGTCTGTTCCTAGGTGCTCTTTCCGGTGATATTGCTGAACAGTTGTTCGGCTTATCAAGAAATTCTCAATCATTCGTTAAGGGTTTAGTAATGAGTGGGCTGGTTGTTCCGGTTATTTTGTATTTGTATCCGCACGTCTATAAGCTAACTGGTGTTAAACCTAAAACACCAGTATATTCCTGGAAAAGACTTCATCACTTTATTACTGGGGTTCTCTTGGCAATTGCACTGGCTTCATTAGGTTTCATAATAGCTAGTTCTCAAGGGTGGATCGTCATTGAACAATGGCATAATCCCGATCAGTGGCTTGCTGCGCTGCTTATCAATGTTATCATTGCTTTTCTATATGAAGCTTTACCAGAGGAATTAGGATTGCGAGGCATGCTGTATGATGTCTTGCGTCATCGATTCGCGGCTTGGCTAGCTGTATTATTTCAAATTATTTTATTTATACTTGTCCCTATTACAGTTACCCAGCTTCAAGTGCTCTTTGGTCTTGCTCCCGGAAACATCATTAACTTGCCTTATATCATATTAATTCTAACCTTTGGAATATGTTTGCAGCTGCTCCGTCTATGGACCGGGAGTCTCTGGGCGTCGATTGGTTTTCACATCGCATACTTAGAAATCTCGAGGTTTGTCATATTTGAACATGGATATGGAGGACAGATCATAACCTACTACGAACCAGTGCCCGGATTCGGCGGGTTATTCACAATCTGTATGATTATTATTGGGGGTATCATTGTATCACTCGTTATACTAGGTGTGAAGCGTTTTATACGGAAAAGTGAAGGGCGACATAAAACTGCTCGATTCAGCTAA
- a CDS encoding YfzA family protein has translation MIDTQKKGRPRIKGWMMTLAGLLLMQLFFIVCDMYFWSPYREFKPGTLIGKIINSKLFTEWFTPYNTPEFNVFTGFFGVTLLPSALIDAIKDIFSRK, from the coding sequence ATGATAGATACACAAAAAAAGGGTCGTCCTCGAATAAAAGGTTGGATGATGACCCTTGCTGGGTTGCTTCTTATGCAATTATTCTTTATCGTCTGTGATATGTATTTCTGGTCACCGTACAGAGAATTCAAACCCGGAACATTAATTGGTAAAATTATTAATTCGAAGTTATTTACAGAATGGTTCACTCCATATAACACACCTGAATTTAATGTATTTACGGGATTTTTTGGGGTTACATTACTCCCATCTGCTCTCATAGATGCAATAAAAGACATCTTTTCTAGAAAATGA
- a CDS encoding GH39 family glycosyl hydrolase, producing the protein MRYLYEFIEHQDDMPFKLFVNSVKHIQFHWHKEVEILYVLQGSVIMYLDQKQYTLNQDDVIVVNSMSVHKFEGSSHDNILLTLQFGPEWLYNNVFISCNSTTEAEPNGFRFDTIKHDLAKMVWEMNKKTPGYRSYTLGRLQTLCGHLLRYFSEGINSEAEEGSKSYDYKRLNRVLTYIDQNYKEKITLQTMAEQEHLSLHYFSHFFTDKIGIPFQKYLTLIRLEKAQSELSGSEKSITEIAMDCGFANVKLFNKYFKEKYGCTPSSYREATMAPNQDKPNRKPLTYDESSSGDYYELDTINAMGSLYRYLDLKTNQDQEAVNPLTPIVTDHEQIRIQTGMSSRGYDKHWNITTTAGRAVEGLRDDWRRQLSELVGRIPFKYIRFHGIFNDEMMVYNEEDDGTPVYNWAYVDKLYDFLLGLGIRPFVELGFMPTLLSRSNETVFWWKGNISPPADKEKWKALVREFVRHCINRYGVEEVKQWYFEVWNEPDLSGVCWAGRKEEYFSFYESTVRVIKSILPELKVGGPALGYGSLWNDTWAEEFMEYCRKHQVPLDFFSFHIYSEYPQLKAENHILTKMMPPSFYKESIHRLQQKMELTSFRDLELHITEWNFSLYDRHLLHDTMFMAPFVIYHAMNTLGDVKAMAFWCFTDVFEESIVPSSPFYGGFGLMNRDGLKKPSYYAFEFLQRLGEELIVKGDGYVGTQKSDGSMQLLLYHYVHVDHLFSSGDWSELSNLNRYEVFEEKGNKVFQINISHLSGTYKCTSYQLDRDHGSVFDEWVRMGAPVFLTEEELAYLHGRSGPVIRTEILQDKSWQKEINLPPHGILLLTLEKQF; encoded by the coding sequence ATGCGTTACCTTTACGAATTTATCGAGCATCAGGATGATATGCCATTCAAGCTGTTTGTCAACAGCGTTAAGCATATTCAATTTCACTGGCATAAAGAGGTGGAAATTCTCTACGTTCTCCAAGGATCTGTTATCATGTACCTTGACCAGAAGCAGTATACTCTGAATCAGGACGATGTCATTGTGGTGAACAGCATGTCGGTCCATAAATTTGAGGGGAGTAGCCATGACAATATATTATTAACACTTCAGTTTGGTCCGGAGTGGCTGTACAATAACGTTTTCATTTCCTGTAATTCAACGACTGAGGCTGAACCGAACGGCTTCCGATTTGACACCATCAAGCACGATCTTGCAAAGATGGTATGGGAGATGAACAAGAAAACACCAGGTTATCGAAGCTACACGCTGGGGAGGCTTCAAACGTTATGCGGACATTTACTGCGATATTTTTCGGAGGGAATAAACTCGGAAGCTGAAGAAGGCAGCAAGAGCTATGACTATAAAAGGCTGAATCGGGTTCTTACCTATATCGATCAAAACTACAAAGAGAAGATTACGCTGCAGACGATGGCGGAACAAGAGCACTTAAGCTTGCATTATTTTTCTCACTTTTTCACGGATAAAATCGGTATTCCTTTCCAAAAATATTTAACGCTGATCCGTTTGGAGAAGGCTCAGTCGGAGCTCTCGGGAAGTGAAAAGAGCATCACTGAAATTGCGATGGATTGCGGTTTTGCTAACGTAAAGTTATTCAATAAGTATTTCAAGGAAAAGTACGGCTGTACACCAAGCTCGTATCGAGAAGCCACTATGGCACCTAATCAGGATAAGCCTAATCGGAAGCCGCTCACTTACGACGAGTCCTCAAGTGGAGACTATTATGAGTTAGATACGATCAATGCGATGGGGTCGTTATATCGTTACCTGGATCTGAAAACAAATCAAGATCAGGAGGCAGTCAACCCTTTAACACCTATTGTTACGGACCACGAGCAGATACGGATTCAGACAGGCATGTCGTCAAGAGGGTACGATAAGCACTGGAATATTACCACAACCGCAGGCAGGGCAGTTGAAGGACTGCGTGATGACTGGCGTCGTCAGCTTTCTGAACTTGTAGGACGAATCCCATTTAAATATATTCGTTTCCACGGCATCTTTAATGATGAGATGATGGTATATAACGAAGAGGATGACGGCACCCCAGTCTATAACTGGGCTTATGTTGACAAGCTTTATGACTTTCTTCTTGGGCTGGGGATCAGGCCATTTGTGGAGCTCGGTTTTATGCCGACCCTGCTCAGCCGTTCCAACGAAACCGTATTCTGGTGGAAAGGGAATATTTCCCCTCCAGCCGATAAGGAAAAATGGAAGGCGCTTGTTCGTGAGTTCGTTCGGCATTGCATAAATCGGTACGGGGTTGAGGAAGTAAAGCAATGGTACTTCGAAGTGTGGAACGAGCCGGACTTATCTGGAGTTTGCTGGGCAGGGAGAAAAGAGGAGTACTTTTCTTTTTATGAATCTACAGTCCGAGTGATCAAGTCAATTCTTCCAGAACTAAAAGTAGGAGGCCCTGCTTTAGGTTATGGTTCACTTTGGAACGACACATGGGCTGAAGAGTTTATGGAATACTGCCGGAAGCATCAAGTACCGCTAGATTTCTTTTCCTTTCATATATATTCGGAATATCCTCAGCTTAAAGCTGAGAATCATATTTTAACGAAGATGATGCCGCCTTCTTTTTATAAAGAAAGCATACATCGGCTGCAGCAAAAAATGGAGCTCACCTCTTTCCGTGATTTGGAGCTGCATATTACCGAATGGAACTTTTCGCTCTATGACCGGCATCTGCTGCACGATACCATGTTCATGGCTCCATTCGTCATTTATCATGCGATGAATACGCTGGGAGACGTGAAGGCAATGGCTTTTTGGTGCTTTACTGATGTGTTTGAGGAAAGTATTGTTCCTTCCTCTCCGTTTTATGGAGGTTTTGGTTTGATGAATAGAGATGGACTTAAGAAGCCGAGCTATTACGCTTTTGAGTTTCTTCAGAGACTGGGTGAAGAGTTAATCGTTAAAGGGGACGGTTATGTAGGCACTCAAAAAAGTGACGGGAGCATGCAACTTCTGCTGTATCATTACGTCCATGTGGATCATCTGTTTTCAAGCGGAGACTGGTCGGAGTTGTCCAATCTTAACCGTTACGAAGTGTTCGAAGAGAAAGGCAACAAAGTTTTTCAAATAAACATTTCTCATCTTTCAGGAACCTATAAATGCACAAGTTATCAATTGGATCGAGATCATGGCTCCGTTTTTGACGAGTGGGTTCGCATGGGGGCTCCGGTATTTTTGACGGAGGAGGAGCTTGCGTATCTTCACGGAAGAAGCGGCCCGGTTATCCGGACAGAGATATTACAGGATAAAAGCTGGCAGAAAGAAATTAATCTTCCTCCACATGGTATATTATTACTCACATTGGAGAAACAATTTTAA